The genomic stretch CTTGTACAGTTTCTGTTCATCACCTTGTGCTACCATCCAATTGTCCAATTGCTTTTTCATTTTGGTCACTAAAGGCTGATATGCCAACTCATTGGCGAGATTATGCTGCTCGTTGGGGTCATTGGCAAGATCATAAAACTCCACTGCCGGACGGACAAAATACCGCTGGACCACCGCAGCTGCCAAAGGATCCTGTGCGGCTTGATCATCCCAGCTGTCCCAAAAAGCACCCGCCCCGTCTTTCCTCAAAATATCCGAATGGTTGGTGTGATAGGCATTGGGTATCAGATTGACAATGAGTTTGTAGCGCTCATTGCGAATGCTCCGCATTGGATAAACATTGAAGTTGCCGTCACCAGTGTGGGTGGTATAGATTACATCCCTGAAATCATTGGTATTCCCTTTTAGTACTTCCGAAAAAGATTTTCCGTCCAAATTATGGGGGATTTCACTACCTGAAACATCCAGCAAAGTCGGTAAAATATCCACCCAACTCACCATCGCTTTCGTTCTGGTTCCAGGGGTGATCTTACCCGGCCACTTTACGATCAGTGGTGTCCGGATACCCGCATCATAGAGATTCCACTTCCCAAAGGGCCACTGTGCGCCGTGGTCACTGGTAAACAGTGTAAGAGTATTGTCATCTAACATCTCATCAAGATAATCCAGTACCTGTCCCATTTCACCATCCATACCGGTCACATCGGTATAATACCGTGCTCGATGCTCCCTGGTAGATTTGGTATTGATGAAATATGGGGGCAAATCCACTTTTTTAGGATCATAGTCCAACTTATCGGTCCACCATACATGAGGCCTTCGGTCTCCGACAAAAATACAGACAGGTCCTTCCACTTTGGTGCTATCAAAATATCCGCTGATATTGTCGTACAGGCCGGTCTGCTCATCATGGTGAAAGTCAAAGCCGCACTTTTCATTACCACCATAATGAGCCACCTTTCCAAAAGCAAAAACCGAATAACCATTGTCCTTAAGCTGGCCGATCAAATACGGAATAGCTGGTTTGGGAAATGCATGATTTACCTCAGCGCCATTTCTAGCAGGCATCAGGCCGGTCAGCAAAGCCGCCCTACTCGGCGCACAGGAAGGCGAAGCTACAAAAGCATTGTCAAAGGTCATTCCCTCATCGCTGAGCTTTTCCAGTATTGGGGTCTTTACCACATCCGCTCCATATACCGACACATCCAAGTAGCCAAGGTCATCGGATAGATAAACGATCATATTGGGTTGTTGCCTTGCCGATGATTTGAAAATGATGAAAATACTCAACAGCAAGCAACATCCACAAACGGATAAAACGCGCCAGAGGTCTTTCGAACCCAGTGGTATAAAGGAGGTGTTTTTTGTTAGGTTATTTGGTTTCATTGTGTAATTGTACTGGTCATTGGTTTCCTATTTAAATATGCACAAACCATTGCTGGATGAATGTCATGGATCCCACAATTATTAACACAAATCCGTCAAATCCCCCATCCTTGGTAAACCAGGTTGTGAAACAGGTCCAAATCTTCCAGCTTGGACCTAAACCCACCAATATATCCAGACATTCATCCAGCCAAGCATCCAATCGAGTGGGTACTTATCTCCACTTATTCTTCCCTAAAGCACTTAACCTCCCCTACCAGGAGAAGGATGTACTTCCCTGATTATAGTTGACTGGATTAATCATTGGGTTTCATTGTCAAACATAGTAATAACTGGTCTTTCCCTAGATTGAATTTTAGACCAATTCCTTCCAAACTCCTCCGGACTTTTGCTCATTATTGGTTATGACGGGGGCTGCAACCATCCATAACGAATTGTGCTTGTCCCGGAGGCTATCGGGAACGAGGCAGTCTCGTCTAAAGAGAAGGAGATTGCTTCACTCCGTTGCTCAGCGTTCGCAATGAGGTTACACGTGTCTTAAGTCTCAAGTCTTAATACTCAATACTCATCTCATTACTTGATACTGACTACTTTCACCTTCCCTTAATATCCATCATTCTGCACCAACATCTCATTGGCATCCAGCGCTGCTTGAGGAATCGGGAAAAGCACATGGGTAGGTTTGGCATTGGTGACGCCTCGATCGATGGCTGAGGAAACAAATGTTCCCATCCTGATCTGGTCTTCACGACGCTTGCCTTCGGAATAAAACTCCCAAGCCCGCTCATTGAGTAAATGCTGCCTTAGCTGTGCGGTAGACATAAAATCGCTCAATTCCAACGGATCCAAGTCTGCCCGATCCCTGACCATATTG from Echinicola soli encodes the following:
- a CDS encoding sulfatase family protein → MIVYLSDDLGYLDVSVYGADVVKTPILEKLSDEGMTFDNAFVASPSCAPSRAALLTGLMPARNGAEVNHAFPKPAIPYLIGQLKDNGYSVFAFGKVAHYGGNEKCGFDFHHDEQTGLYDNISGYFDSTKVEGPVCIFVGDRRPHVWWTDKLDYDPKKVDLPPYFINTKSTREHRARYYTDVTGMDGEMGQVLDYLDEMLDDNTLTLFTSDHGAQWPFGKWNLYDAGIRTPLIVKWPGKITPGTRTKAMVSWVDILPTLLDVSGSEIPHNLDGKSFSEVLKGNTNDFRDVIYTTHTGDGNFNVYPMRSIRNERYKLIVNLIPNAYHTNHSDILRKDGAGAFWDSWDDQAAQDPLAAAVVQRYFVRPAVEFYDLANDPNEQHNLANELAYQPLVTKMKKQLDNWMVAQGDEQKLYKQPYYFPGPKPNGKTIQERKNEH